From Macrobrachium nipponense isolate FS-2020 chromosome 6, ASM1510439v2, whole genome shotgun sequence, a single genomic window includes:
- the LOC135216927 gene encoding uncharacterized protein LOC135216927, whose amino-acid sequence MRKILLQWSLLKNSGNAHFQLEMPLVNFTGGGYQVVGSEIVIGGQHMVVLDSTGSSQHSHSNADGHIVVTPFTEMEVTNDESSNQSPNTATSKPHIYNPVQEALAVSASSPQGITVCLQSIKTESNTHEDQQKTVSVEQMSELITEFMSVD is encoded by the exons ATGAGGAAGATACTGCTACAGTGGTCACTtctgaaaaattctggaaatGCACATTTTCAATTAGAGATGCCTCTA GTAAACTTTACTGGTGGTGGCTACCAAGTGGTAGGAAGTGAAATAGTTATTGGTGGCCAACACATGGTTGTCTTAGACTCAACTGGATCCTCACAACACTCACATTCAAATGCTGATGGTCACATTGTAGTTACACCATTCACAGAGATG gaagtTACAAATGATGAATCATCCAATCAGTCTCCCAATACTGCAACCTCGAAACCTCACATTTATAATCCCGTCCAGGAGGCATTAGCGGTATCAGCCAGTTCTCCACAGGGCATCACTGTATGTCTGCAGTCAATAAAAACTGAATCAAATACACATGAAGACCAACAGAAAACTGTTTCAGTTGAGCAGATGTCAGAATTAATTACTGAGTTTATGTCTGTTGATTAA